A single window of Anomaloglossus baeobatrachus isolate aAnoBae1 chromosome 5, aAnoBae1.hap1, whole genome shotgun sequence DNA harbors:
- the SDCBP2 gene encoding syntenin-2 isoform X2: MSLYPSLEDLKVDRALQAQSSQVIAQSVPAAIMPSPACSQSLYPSLSELNNYMGLLLTDEEIQLNMLLVPSGGNEVAVPHTIPGGLVAPVTGNDIGLRRAEIKNGIRELILCKDQHGKVGLRLRAVDKGVFVQLVQANSPASLVGLRFGDQILQIDNQDCAGWSSDRAHKALKKAGQDRISMVVRDRPFQRTVTLQKDSSGHVGFVYKKGKITSLVKDSSAARNGLLINHYLCEVNGQNVIGLRDREVENILASSGKSVTVTVIPTVIYEHIVKRMSSGLLKNSMDHSIPEV, translated from the exons ATGTCTCTGTATCCGTCTCTAGAAGATCTGAAGGTGGACCGGGCGTTACAG GCTCAGTCCAGCCAAGTGATCGCCCAGTCAGTGCCAGCAGCCATAATGCCATCTCCGGCCTGCAGTCAAA GTTTATACCCAAGTCTGTCAGAACTGAACAATTACATGGGACTGTTACTGACGGACGAGGAGATACAGCTCAATATGTTGCTGGTTCCATCTGGAGGAAAT GAAGTGGCCGTTCCCCACACCATCCCTGGAGgtctggtggctcctgtcaccgGTAATGACATCGGCTTGAGAAGAGCAGAAATTAAGAATGGAATCCGGGAGCTGATCTTATGTAAGGACCAACATGGCAAGGTGGGCCTGAGGCTGCGCGCCGTGGATAAG GGGGTCTTTGTGCAACTAGTCCAAGCCAATTCTCCAGCCTCCCTGGTGGGCCTGAGGTTTGGGGATCAGATCCTACAGATTGATAATCAGGACTGTGCTGGATGGAGCAGTGACCGGGCACACAAAGCGCTGAAGAAAGCCGGACAGGACAGGATCAGCATGGTAGTCCGGGATCG TCCATTCCAGCGTACAGTTACTCTACAGAAGGACAGCTCAGGACACGTCGGCTTTGTTTACAAGAAGGGCAAGATCACCTCCCTGGTGAAGGACAGCTCGGCTGCCAGAAATGGGCTTCTCATCAACCATTACCTGTGTGAGGTCAATGGGCAAAATGTCATTGGACTCAGG GATCGTGAGGTAGAAAATATTTTGGCATCATCTGGGAAGAGCGTAACAGTCACCGTGATCCCTACGGTCATCTACGAGCACATTGTAAAAAG
- the SDCBP2 gene encoding syntenin-2 isoform X1, translated as MSLYPSLEDLKVDRALQAQSSQVIAQSVPAAIMPSPACSQSRWQSLYPSLSELNNYMGLLLTDEEIQLNMLLVPSGGNEVAVPHTIPGGLVAPVTGNDIGLRRAEIKNGIRELILCKDQHGKVGLRLRAVDKGVFVQLVQANSPASLVGLRFGDQILQIDNQDCAGWSSDRAHKALKKAGQDRISMVVRDRPFQRTVTLQKDSSGHVGFVYKKGKITSLVKDSSAARNGLLINHYLCEVNGQNVIGLRDREVENILASSGKSVTVTVIPTVIYEHIVKRMSSGLLKNSMDHSIPEV; from the exons ATGTCTCTGTATCCGTCTCTAGAAGATCTGAAGGTGGACCGGGCGTTACAG GCTCAGTCCAGCCAAGTGATCGCCCAGTCAGTGCCAGCAGCCATAATGCCATCTCCGGCCTGCAGTCAAAGTAGGTGGCAAA GTTTATACCCAAGTCTGTCAGAACTGAACAATTACATGGGACTGTTACTGACGGACGAGGAGATACAGCTCAATATGTTGCTGGTTCCATCTGGAGGAAAT GAAGTGGCCGTTCCCCACACCATCCCTGGAGgtctggtggctcctgtcaccgGTAATGACATCGGCTTGAGAAGAGCAGAAATTAAGAATGGAATCCGGGAGCTGATCTTATGTAAGGACCAACATGGCAAGGTGGGCCTGAGGCTGCGCGCCGTGGATAAG GGGGTCTTTGTGCAACTAGTCCAAGCCAATTCTCCAGCCTCCCTGGTGGGCCTGAGGTTTGGGGATCAGATCCTACAGATTGATAATCAGGACTGTGCTGGATGGAGCAGTGACCGGGCACACAAAGCGCTGAAGAAAGCCGGACAGGACAGGATCAGCATGGTAGTCCGGGATCG TCCATTCCAGCGTACAGTTACTCTACAGAAGGACAGCTCAGGACACGTCGGCTTTGTTTACAAGAAGGGCAAGATCACCTCCCTGGTGAAGGACAGCTCGGCTGCCAGAAATGGGCTTCTCATCAACCATTACCTGTGTGAGGTCAATGGGCAAAATGTCATTGGACTCAGG GATCGTGAGGTAGAAAATATTTTGGCATCATCTGGGAAGAGCGTAACAGTCACCGTGATCCCTACGGTCATCTACGAGCACATTGTAAAAAG